In Desulfovibrio sp., a single window of DNA contains:
- a CDS encoding tetratricopeptide repeat protein, whose amino-acid sequence MARLELARLLSYVKRYGDSVEEYRKVLAEKPDMPEAKAEMARVLMWSGKAEEARALLDTLSPGELSGEDKMLMADLFVMRKDYPKAEAIYRELLKAAPDDQTVRLRLAEVLSWTKRYGESIALYEKILEALPDDVQVRRRYAQVLSWAGKQQDAIREFRRSLGQ is encoded by the coding sequence ATGGCCCGTTTGGAACTGGCGCGTCTCCTGAGTTACGTGAAGCGCTACGGTGATTCCGTGGAGGAATACCGCAAGGTGCTGGCCGAAAAGCCCGACATGCCTGAAGCCAAGGCGGAAATGGCCAGGGTGCTCATGTGGAGCGGAAAGGCCGAGGAGGCCAGAGCCCTGTTGGACACCCTTTCGCCCGGAGAACTGTCCGGCGAGGACAAGATGCTGATGGCGGATCTCTTTGTCATGCGCAAGGACTACCCCAAAGCGGAGGCCATCTACCGGGAGCTGCTCAAGGCCGCGCCGGACGACCAAACCGTAAGGCTCCGTTTGGCCGAGGTGCTTAGTTGGACCAAGCGGTATGGCGAGTCCATCGCCCTCTACGAGAAGATTCTTGAGGCTCTGCCGGACGATGTACAGGTGCGGCGCAGGTACGCCCAGGTGCTCTCGTGGGCGGGCAAACAGCAGGACGCTATCCGGGAATTCCGGCGTTCCCTGGGGCAATAG